GGGCATCCGGGGCTGATGCCCTGTCGCGTCAGGCGCTGGTCTCGACCGGCCGGTCGATCGCCGGGAGCTCGGAGCGCGCGCCCGGGACAAGGCCGAAGCGCGCCCAGGTCTTGAGGGCGAGGTTCAGTTCGCGGACCAGGTTGGAGTCGGCCGGCAACTCATCGAGGATGCAGCGCTCCAGGTGATGCTCCATGAGCAGAAT
The Dehalococcoidia bacterium DNA segment above includes these coding regions:
- a CDS encoding metal-sensitive transcriptional regulator, which codes for MDELTKSVVTRLRRIEGQVQGLQRMLESGRECEELLTQVMAVRSSIDQVGILLMEHHLERCILDELPADSNLVRELNLALKTWARFGLVPGARSELPAIDRPVETSA